The following are encoded together in the Vibrio splendidus genome:
- a CDS encoding phosphoadenylyl-sulfate reductase — protein sequence MHNSVASKLKLAELLALTKTEQILRLGQINAELEQLTALERVKWALEHLEGTHVVSSSFGIQAALMLHLVTQAKPDIPVILTDTGYLFPETYRFIDELSQKLTLNLQVFRSQQSPNWQEAQYGKLWDQGIEGIEKYNKLNKVEPMRRALDELEAGTWFSGLRREQSQSRANLPILSIQNGVFKFLPVIDWTNKDVHYYLEEHGLSYHPLREQGYLSVGDTHTTKKWEPGMTEEETRFNGLKRECGLHEDDGEQYGSGI from the coding sequence ATGCATAATTCTGTCGCTTCAAAACTGAAGTTAGCAGAGCTACTCGCATTGACTAAGACGGAGCAAATACTTCGTCTTGGACAAATCAATGCTGAGTTAGAGCAGCTAACCGCATTAGAAAGAGTTAAGTGGGCACTAGAACATTTAGAAGGGACACATGTTGTGTCTTCTAGTTTCGGAATCCAAGCGGCGTTGATGCTGCACTTAGTGACTCAAGCAAAACCCGATATTCCAGTTATTCTTACGGACACTGGGTATCTATTCCCGGAAACGTATCGATTTATCGATGAGTTAAGTCAGAAGTTGACTCTAAACCTTCAAGTCTTTCGTTCTCAGCAGAGCCCTAATTGGCAAGAAGCGCAATATGGCAAACTTTGGGATCAAGGTATAGAAGGGATAGAGAAGTACAACAAGCTTAATAAAGTTGAACCGATGAGAAGAGCGCTGGATGAACTAGAGGCAGGCACTTGGTTTTCTGGGTTGAGAAGAGAGCAATCTCAATCGCGTGCAAACTTACCTATCTTATCTATCCAAAATGGTGTGTTTAAGTTCTTGCCAGTAATTGATTGGACAAATAAAGATGTTCATTATTACTTAGAGGAGCATGGTCTCAGTTACCACCCACTTCGCGAGCAGGGGTACCTTTCTGTTGGAGATACTCATACTACTAAGAAATGGGAACCGGGTATGACTGAAGAAGAAACCCGTTTTAATGGTCTAAAACGAGAATGTGGTCTCCATGAAGACGATGGAGAGCAATATGGCTCTGGGATTTAG
- the dusA gene encoding tRNA dihydrouridine(20/20a) synthase DusA: MKPDNTSKYAANRLSVAPMLDWTDRHCRYFHRLLSQQTLLYTEMITTGAILHGKGDFLEYNEQEHPLALQLGGLNPVDLAACAKLAGERGYDEINLNVGCPSDRVQNGRFGACLMAEPELVADCVSAMKEVTDIPITVKTRIGIDDQDSYEFLTKFVSTVSEKGGCEQFTIHARKAWLSGLSPKENREIPPLDYDRAYQIKKDFSDLVIAVNGGVTTLEQTKEHLQHLDGVMIGREAYHSPFILAEVDQQIFGLDTPIKKRSQVVEEMYPYIERELSNGASLGHISRHMLGLFQSMPGARQWRRYISENAHKKGAGIEVMQTALAKIPKELNV; encoded by the coding sequence ATGAAACCTGACAATACCAGTAAATACGCGGCTAACCGCTTATCCGTCGCTCCAATGCTCGATTGGACTGACCGCCACTGTCGTTACTTTCACCGTTTGCTTTCTCAGCAGACGCTTCTGTACACGGAAATGATAACAACGGGTGCGATCTTACATGGTAAGGGCGACTTTCTAGAATATAACGAGCAAGAACATCCTCTTGCACTTCAACTCGGTGGTTTAAACCCGGTTGATTTGGCGGCGTGTGCCAAGCTTGCTGGTGAGCGTGGCTATGATGAAATCAACCTTAATGTTGGTTGCCCTTCCGACCGAGTTCAGAATGGTCGCTTTGGTGCTTGCCTAATGGCTGAGCCTGAGCTGGTGGCAGATTGTGTGTCGGCGATGAAAGAAGTCACTGATATTCCAATTACCGTGAAAACGCGTATTGGTATCGACGACCAAGATTCTTATGAGTTCTTAACTAAGTTTGTTTCGACGGTTTCTGAAAAAGGCGGCTGTGAACAATTTACTATTCACGCGCGTAAAGCGTGGTTGAGTGGTCTTAGCCCTAAAGAGAACCGAGAGATTCCACCGCTAGATTACGATCGTGCATACCAAATCAAGAAAGATTTCTCTGATCTTGTGATTGCCGTGAATGGTGGCGTGACTACTCTTGAGCAAACTAAAGAGCACTTGCAACACCTTGATGGTGTGATGATCGGTCGTGAGGCTTACCATAGCCCGTTTATCTTGGCTGAAGTCGATCAGCAGATCTTTGGTTTAGACACGCCAATTAAGAAGCGCTCACAAGTGGTTGAAGAAATGTACCCGTACATTGAGCGTGAGCTTTCAAATGGTGCAAGCTTAGGACACATCTCTCGTCATATGCTTGGTTTGTTCCAAAGCATGCCGGGTGCAAGACAATGGCGTCGTTACATCAGTGAAAACGCACATAAAAAAGGTGCGGGTATCGAAGTGATGCAGACAGCATTGGCTAAGATCCCTAAAGAGCTAAACGTATAA
- a CDS encoding tyrosine-type recombinase/integrase, whose protein sequence is MDIVVKNNWAIIHRESKTFRNKDELIFPYNSRSVSAGFQRVRNELGIEDLRYHDLRREGASRLFEKGYSIEEVAQVTGHRNLNILWQVYTQLFPHKLHSKLI, encoded by the coding sequence GTGGACATTGTAGTCAAAAATAATTGGGCGATTATACACAGGGAATCGAAAACATTCAGGAACAAAGACGAACTTATTTTCCCGTACAACTCACGAAGTGTTAGCGCAGGATTTCAGAGAGTTAGGAACGAGTTAGGTATCGAAGATTTGAGGTACCACGACTTAAGAAGAGAAGGAGCTAGTCGGTTATTTGAAAAGGGCTACTCAATTGAAGAAGTGGCTCAAGTAACAGGACATAGAAACTTAAACATTTTGTGGCAGGTTTATACGCAATTGTTTCCGCATAAACTACATAGCAAACTCATCTAA
- a CDS encoding TIGR04219 family outer membrane beta-barrel protein yields MELELSQMNKMPLIALVGMLSLSSAVSAEEEFSYTAKVGADMWWGSTKLNEVRQDDDSNSPSLYFAFEHNAPMLPNASFRYTSVDADSLAFDKYDYTFYYTLLDHKLMNFDAGVTFTQYSNSNYIEPQNGTQTSFDEFTWSFYGNAEINVPETNFDIIGTMEFGDSSGIKSTDLMAGVQYRIPVAETEVALRGGYRVIDLDSEEFFSSEVGKEFVMVDGWFAGAEVRF; encoded by the coding sequence ATGGAATTGGAGCTATCTCAAATGAATAAAATGCCATTAATTGCTTTAGTGGGAATGCTATCTTTAAGCTCGGCAGTGTCTGCTGAAGAAGAGTTTTCTTACACGGCTAAAGTCGGTGCCGATATGTGGTGGGGAAGTACAAAGCTAAACGAAGTTAGACAAGATGATGACTCTAACTCACCTTCGTTGTATTTCGCATTTGAGCATAATGCCCCGATGCTACCAAACGCTAGCTTTCGCTATACTTCTGTTGATGCAGATTCATTGGCCTTCGATAAGTACGACTACACCTTCTATTACACGTTGTTAGATCACAAGCTGATGAACTTCGATGCGGGTGTGACGTTTACTCAGTATTCAAACTCGAATTACATCGAGCCTCAAAATGGCACTCAAACGAGCTTCGATGAATTTACTTGGAGCTTCTACGGTAACGCAGAGATCAACGTTCCTGAGACCAATTTCGATATCATCGGTACGATGGAGTTCGGTGATAGCAGTGGTATTAAGAGCACGGATTTGATGGCGGGTGTTCAGTACCGAATTCCTGTAGCAGAAACTGAAGTGGCACTGCGTGGTGGTTACCGCGTGATCGACCTTGATTCGGAAGAGTTCTTCTCTTCAGAGGTTGGCAAAGAGTTTGTCATGGTTGATGGCTGGTTTGCTGGCGCTGAAGTGCGCTTCTAG
- the zur gene encoding zinc uptake transcriptional repressor Zur yields the protein MVKNLDHTLIEQVEGICASRGVRLTPQRKRVFELIFSNKKASSAYELLEQLKVSEPQAKPPTVYRALDFLLEQGFIHRVESTNSFICCCSCNANKHFSQLLICDKCGTVIELQDDALVTLLASNAEKHGFQLTNHVIESHGICQSCSSEMKE from the coding sequence ATGGTGAAAAATTTGGACCACACATTAATAGAGCAAGTTGAAGGGATATGCGCATCTCGAGGCGTTAGATTAACACCTCAGAGAAAGCGAGTGTTTGAGCTCATTTTCTCTAATAAAAAAGCCTCTAGTGCTTATGAATTATTAGAGCAGTTGAAAGTCAGTGAACCGCAAGCCAAGCCTCCTACAGTTTATCGTGCTTTGGATTTCTTGTTGGAACAAGGTTTCATTCACCGAGTTGAATCAACCAATAGCTTCATATGTTGCTGTTCTTGCAATGCAAACAAACATTTCTCCCAACTACTGATCTGCGATAAATGTGGCACTGTGATAGAATTGCAAGACGATGCGCTTGTCACTCTACTCGCTAGTAACGCTGAGAAGCATGGCTTTCAATTGACCAATCATGTCATTGAATCGCATGGCATTTGCCAATCTTGCTCCTCCGAGATGAAAGAATAA
- a CDS encoding cation:proton antiporter: MSVYYTLCFLSAAAMLIAFVNTKIGKMQTTIAITAGSMMLSLLIIIAGQNNWFQLADIASETVASINFEDFLLKGILGFLLFAGGLGIKLPNLKDQKWEITVLALGATLFSTFFIGFVLYGFCQFIGIQFDLIYCLLFGSLISPTDPIAVLAIVKKLDAPRRISTQIEGESLFNDGFGLVIFVTLFTIAFGTEAPTVGSVTMLFVQEAIGGIVYGFVLGLVFHYLISNTDDHSMELLLTIGIPTAGYAFAEVLHVSGPLAMVVSGIMIGNWTRFIGFSKESEDHLDHFWELIDEFLNGVLFLLIGMSMLLFKFHQEDWILMAFAVPLVLSARYLSVFLSYIGFKRFRTYNPWSIKILTWGGLRGGLALAMALSIPSGIWVIEDKAIDVKEIILVMTYAVVVFSILVQGSTITPMIEKAKQAEKELD, encoded by the coding sequence ATGTCGGTCTATTACACCTTATGCTTCTTGTCCGCAGCTGCCATGCTTATTGCTTTCGTGAATACCAAAATTGGTAAAATGCAGACAACCATCGCCATTACAGCTGGCTCAATGATGTTATCTCTATTAATTATCATTGCGGGACAAAACAATTGGTTCCAATTGGCTGACATCGCCTCAGAAACCGTTGCCAGTATCAACTTTGAAGATTTCCTCCTGAAAGGAATACTGGGATTCTTACTCTTTGCAGGTGGTTTAGGGATTAAATTACCTAATCTAAAAGATCAGAAATGGGAAATAACGGTACTCGCTCTTGGCGCTACACTGTTTTCGACATTCTTTATTGGCTTTGTACTGTATGGGTTCTGTCAGTTTATCGGTATTCAATTTGACCTAATTTATTGCTTACTTTTTGGCTCTCTAATATCTCCAACCGATCCAATTGCTGTATTAGCAATAGTGAAGAAGCTCGATGCTCCCAGACGAATCTCTACTCAAATCGAGGGAGAATCTCTATTCAACGATGGTTTTGGCCTAGTGATCTTCGTTACCCTATTTACCATTGCGTTCGGTACAGAAGCACCGACTGTGGGTAGCGTGACCATGTTATTCGTCCAAGAGGCTATCGGTGGTATCGTGTATGGCTTTGTTCTAGGTTTAGTATTCCATTACCTAATCAGCAACACCGATGACCACTCGATGGAGTTGCTATTAACCATAGGTATTCCTACAGCTGGTTATGCCTTTGCTGAAGTCCTACATGTATCAGGGCCGTTAGCAATGGTGGTATCAGGTATCATGATTGGCAACTGGACGCGCTTTATTGGATTCTCGAAAGAGAGTGAGGATCACCTAGACCACTTCTGGGAATTGATAGATGAATTCTTAAATGGCGTATTGTTCTTATTGATCGGTATGTCGATGTTGCTATTCAAATTCCACCAAGAAGACTGGATCTTAATGGCGTTCGCAGTACCTCTAGTGCTAAGTGCACGCTACCTAAGTGTTTTCTTGTCTTATATCGGATTCAAACGCTTTAGAACTTACAACCCTTGGTCAATCAAGATCTTAACTTGGGGTGGTTTGCGTGGTGGTCTAGCTCTAGCCATGGCACTTTCAATCCCTTCAGGTATCTGGGTTATTGAAGACAAGGCAATAGATGTTAAAGAGATTATCCTTGTCATGACATACGCTGTTGTTGTGTTCTCAATCTTAGTCCAAGGTTCAACAATTACTCCGATGATAGAGAAAGCGAAACAAGCTGAGAAAGAGTTAGATTAA
- the cysI gene encoding assimilatory sulfite reductase (NADPH) hemoprotein subunit — MSKQVIEQEVLGQVLGPLADNERLKRESKNLRGTIEQDLQDRITGGFTADNFQLIRFHGMYQQDDRDIRNERTKQKLEPLHNVMLRARMPGGIITPKQWLAIDKFADESTSYGSIRLTTRQTFQFHGVLKPNIKLMHQTLNSIGIDSIATAGDVNRNVLCTTNPVESELHQEAYEWAKKISEHLLPKTRAYAEIWLDGEKLATTDEEPILGSNYLPRKFKTTVVIPPQNDVDVHANDLNFIAIAKDGKLVGFNVLVGGGLAMTHGDTSTYARKADDFGFVPLDKTLDVAAAVVTTQRDWGNRSNRKNAKTKYTLDRVGIDVFKAEVEKRAGVEFSESRPYEFTGRGDRIGWAEGIDGKHHLALFIENGRLLDFPGKALKTGVAEIAKIHKGDFRMTANQNLIVAGVPKSQKAKIEKLARQYGLMDDAVSEQRKNSMACVAFPTCPLAMAEAERFLPEFVTDVEDILKKHGLPEEDNIILRITGCPNGCGRAMLAELGLVGKAPGRYNMHLGGNKAGTRIPKMYKENITSAQILEDIDSLVGRWATERNDNEGFGDFTIRAGIIEEVIISKRDLHA; from the coding sequence ATGAGCAAGCAAGTAATAGAGCAAGAAGTGCTAGGTCAAGTACTGGGACCTTTGGCTGATAACGAACGTCTGAAGCGTGAAAGTAAAAATCTTCGCGGTACGATTGAACAAGATCTCCAAGATAGAATTACGGGTGGTTTTACTGCTGATAACTTTCAGTTGATCCGCTTCCACGGTATGTATCAACAAGACGACCGTGATATTCGTAACGAACGTACCAAGCAAAAGCTAGAACCTTTACATAATGTAATGCTGCGTGCGCGTATGCCTGGCGGGATCATCACTCCGAAGCAGTGGCTCGCGATTGATAAATTCGCAGATGAAAGCACCTCTTATGGTTCTATCCGTCTCACAACTCGTCAAACTTTCCAGTTTCACGGTGTGTTGAAGCCGAACATTAAGTTAATGCACCAAACACTAAACAGTATTGGTATTGATTCCATTGCGACGGCGGGTGACGTAAACCGAAATGTTTTGTGTACGACAAACCCGGTTGAGTCTGAGCTACACCAAGAAGCCTACGAGTGGGCGAAAAAGATCAGTGAACATCTATTACCTAAGACTCGTGCTTATGCCGAAATCTGGTTAGATGGTGAAAAGCTAGCAACAACGGATGAAGAACCTATCTTAGGTAGCAACTACCTACCACGTAAGTTTAAGACGACGGTTGTAATTCCTCCGCAAAATGACGTAGATGTTCATGCTAACGATCTTAACTTCATCGCGATTGCTAAAGACGGAAAGCTGGTGGGCTTTAACGTATTAGTGGGCGGTGGTCTTGCAATGACGCACGGCGATACTTCTACTTATGCACGTAAAGCTGACGACTTTGGTTTTGTGCCATTAGATAAAACGTTAGATGTAGCAGCTGCGGTGGTAACGACTCAGCGTGATTGGGGTAACCGTTCGAACCGTAAGAACGCAAAAACCAAATACACACTAGACCGTGTTGGTATTGATGTATTCAAAGCAGAAGTAGAAAAACGTGCAGGCGTTGAGTTTTCTGAAAGCCGTCCTTATGAGTTTACTGGCCGTGGCGATCGTATCGGTTGGGCGGAAGGCATTGATGGTAAACACCACTTAGCGTTATTCATCGAAAATGGTCGTTTGCTTGATTTCCCAGGGAAAGCGCTGAAAACAGGTGTTGCTGAAATAGCGAAGATCCACAAAGGTGACTTCCGCATGACAGCGAACCAAAACCTCATTGTTGCAGGTGTACCTAAGAGCCAAAAGGCAAAAATTGAAAAGCTGGCACGTCAATACGGTCTGATGGATGATGCCGTTTCCGAGCAGCGTAAAAACTCAATGGCGTGTGTGGCATTCCCAACATGTCCTTTAGCAATGGCCGAAGCTGAGCGTTTTCTTCCTGAGTTTGTAACGGATGTTGAAGACATTCTGAAGAAACATGGATTACCAGAAGAAGATAACATCATCCTTCGCATCACGGGTTGTCCAAACGGCTGTGGTCGTGCAATGTTGGCTGAGTTGGGTTTAGTCGGTAAGGCGCCGGGGCGTTACAACATGCACTTAGGTGGCAACAAAGCCGGAACTCGTATCCCGAAGATGTATAAAGAGAACATCACTTCAGCTCAGATCTTAGAAGATATTGATTCGCTGGTGGGACGTTGGGCTACGGAACGTAACGACAATGAAGGGTTCGGTGATTTTACAATCCGAGCTGGCATCATCGAAGAGGTGATCATTTCAAAGAGGGATCTGCATGCATAA
- a CDS encoding assimilatory sulfite reductase (NADPH) flavoprotein subunit, with protein sequence MSLNKKESSQNNNAQSGANELPGLAAPLNDQQLGHLQHTVSELSSQQLAWVSGYLWGVSQAQPVGAAAPIAQAAAAVAAKPAGKLSIIFASQTGNAKGVAESLEAEAKALGISVELFDASDYKGKNLAKETHVIFVASTNGEGEAPDNAIELHEFLQSKKAPKLSNLQYGVIGLGDSSYEFFCQTAKDFDNFLAKLGAKSFVDRLDCDVDYEESATEWRAKALEQVKETLSTGNEADVVQLPVGQAAAGHSQYTKQNPYTATLLTSQKITGRDSGKDVRHIEIDLDESGITYQPGDALGVWFENSSELANQILSKVGLSGIESVDVDGDNLSIHSALVSKFEITSSNPQLVTKFAELSGSKKLIKLVEDKDKLREYAGNTQVVDVLAEKKTKLSADELIGLLRKLTPRLYSIASSQAEVDEEVHLTVGLVEYQKGDESRLGGASSFLAQRLEEGGEVKVFVENNNNFKLPQDDNTPIIMVGPGTGIAPFRSFVQERENNDAEGKSWLFFGDRTFTQDFLYQVEWQKYLKSGALTKLDVAFSRDQKEKVYVQDRLIEQAAQIWQWLQEGAYLYVCGDATRMAKDVHEALVTIAEKHGNQSREQAEQYINDLRKAKRYQRDVY encoded by the coding sequence ATGTCTTTAAATAAGAAAGAGTCTTCACAAAATAATAATGCACAGTCTGGGGCTAATGAGCTACCTGGACTAGCAGCACCACTTAATGACCAACAATTGGGTCATCTTCAACACACAGTTTCTGAGTTATCTTCACAACAACTGGCATGGGTCAGTGGTTACCTTTGGGGAGTGAGCCAAGCTCAGCCTGTCGGTGCAGCTGCGCCAATCGCTCAAGCGGCTGCTGCAGTAGCGGCTAAACCTGCGGGTAAGCTCAGCATTATCTTCGCATCTCAAACAGGTAATGCTAAAGGCGTCGCTGAATCGCTTGAGGCAGAAGCGAAAGCCTTGGGTATTTCTGTCGAGCTTTTCGATGCAAGTGATTATAAAGGTAAGAACCTAGCCAAAGAGACACACGTCATTTTTGTCGCTTCAACCAATGGTGAGGGCGAAGCCCCTGATAACGCTATTGAGTTGCATGAATTCCTACAATCGAAGAAAGCGCCAAAATTATCAAACCTACAATACGGTGTGATTGGTTTAGGTGACTCAAGCTATGAGTTCTTCTGCCAAACAGCTAAAGACTTCGATAATTTCCTCGCTAAGCTTGGTGCTAAATCGTTTGTCGACCGTCTTGATTGTGATGTTGATTACGAAGAATCAGCAACGGAATGGCGCGCTAAAGCATTAGAGCAAGTAAAAGAGACGCTATCGACAGGCAATGAAGCTGATGTGGTTCAATTACCAGTCGGTCAAGCGGCTGCCGGTCATTCGCAATACACCAAACAAAACCCATACACCGCGACACTATTGACGAGCCAAAAGATCACCGGTCGTGATTCGGGCAAAGATGTTCGTCACATCGAGATTGATCTTGATGAGTCGGGTATTACTTACCAACCGGGTGATGCGCTAGGCGTATGGTTTGAAAACAGTTCAGAACTCGCTAATCAGATCCTTTCTAAGGTTGGGTTATCTGGTATCGAAAGTGTTGATGTCGATGGTGACAACTTATCTATCCACAGCGCACTCGTCAGTAAATTCGAGATTACATCTTCAAACCCTCAACTTGTGACTAAGTTTGCTGAACTATCGGGCAGCAAGAAGTTAATCAAGCTGGTGGAAGATAAAGACAAGCTTCGTGAATACGCGGGTAATACTCAAGTTGTCGATGTTTTAGCTGAGAAGAAAACTAAGCTATCGGCTGATGAATTGATTGGTCTACTACGTAAGCTGACACCGCGTCTCTACTCTATTGCATCAAGCCAAGCTGAAGTGGATGAAGAAGTTCACTTGACGGTTGGTTTGGTTGAATACCAAAAAGGCGATGAATCTCGTTTAGGCGGAGCTTCTAGCTTCTTAGCTCAACGTCTTGAAGAAGGTGGTGAAGTGAAGGTGTTTGTTGAGAACAACAATAACTTCAAACTACCACAAGACGACAATACACCAATCATCATGGTTGGCCCTGGTACTGGTATCGCACCGTTCCGCAGTTTTGTTCAAGAGCGTGAAAACAATGATGCCGAAGGTAAAAGCTGGCTGTTCTTTGGTGACCGAACTTTCACTCAAGATTTCTTATATCAAGTTGAATGGCAGAAGTACCTTAAGTCTGGTGCACTAACCAAGCTTGATGTTGCCTTCAGTCGTGACCAAAAAGAAAAGGTTTATGTTCAAGATCGCTTAATCGAACAAGCAGCTCAGATTTGGCAATGGCTTCAAGAGGGCGCGTACCTCTATGTATGTGGCGATGCGACTCGAATGGCGAAAGATGTTCATGAAGCGTTAGTTACAATTGCGGAAAAACATGGCAATCAGAGCCGCGAGCAAGCTGAACAATATATTAATGATTTACGTAAAGCGAAACGTTACCAAAGGGATGTGTACTAA
- a CDS encoding DUF2806 domain-containing protein, translating into MFDFNFNGKFWETVSKGTGGAVAPWRIRREGKANSEAKRDEMLMIAQTENDIEDIKSGKKKYTDDHKLVAITPEGGELSINGEDNRIEPYINLESFEQEATVRQQAQIVQEHINLTKTVLLAEEALESSTEDVNDVEVDQDWFTRWRDNAEKVSNEDLQKLWAKALAGEVTTPGSYSLRTLDFLKNLSQLEAEQIARLAPYVIDGAVHKLPYLDKKGLIFSYLLEMENLGIISGVNSGGLQRTLSSLTEDKYHTNITYGGKILLLESETIKETKYKIYKLTKLGSEILKLGTFPLDYEYLECIGQNVKQSQLKVLIADITNIHQGGISYANPREL; encoded by the coding sequence ATGTTCGATTTCAATTTTAACGGTAAGTTCTGGGAAACTGTCTCGAAGGGCACAGGCGGAGCCGTAGCTCCATGGCGTATACGCAGGGAAGGAAAAGCAAACTCAGAGGCTAAACGAGATGAGATGCTTATGATTGCCCAGACTGAAAATGATATTGAAGATATAAAATCTGGCAAGAAAAAATATACTGACGATCATAAATTAGTGGCAATTACCCCAGAAGGCGGCGAACTATCAATAAACGGAGAAGATAATCGTATTGAGCCATACATAAACCTCGAATCTTTTGAACAAGAAGCAACAGTTCGCCAACAAGCTCAGATAGTTCAAGAACATATCAACTTAACTAAAACTGTTTTACTGGCTGAAGAAGCCTTAGAAAGCAGTACCGAAGACGTTAATGATGTTGAAGTTGATCAAGACTGGTTTACTCGCTGGCGCGACAACGCAGAAAAAGTCAGCAACGAAGATTTACAAAAACTATGGGCAAAAGCTCTCGCAGGTGAAGTTACAACTCCTGGTTCATACTCCCTAAGAACGTTAGATTTCCTCAAGAACCTGTCCCAACTTGAGGCAGAACAAATTGCAAGGCTCGCTCCCTATGTTATAGACGGGGCGGTACATAAGCTGCCGTATTTAGATAAGAAAGGGTTAATATTTTCATACTTATTAGAAATGGAAAATTTAGGGATTATTAGCGGAGTTAACTCAGGAGGTCTGCAACGAACCTTATCTTCGCTAACAGAGGATAAATACCATACGAACATTACGTATGGGGGCAAAATATTACTGCTTGAAAGTGAGACTATCAAAGAGACCAAATATAAAATTTACAAGCTAACTAAGCTAGGAAGTGAAATTCTGAAGCTAGGTACGTTCCCTTTAGATTATGAATATTTGGAATGTATCGGTCAGAATGTAAAACAAAGTCAACTTAAAGTGCTAATTGCAGATATAACTAATATCCATCAAGGAGGCATAAGTTACGCAAACCCCCGAGAACTTTAG
- the pspG gene encoding envelope stress response protein PspG: MFELIFVLIFVATLLVTGITFMTVLAATGIALAVMLVLGMMGVVFKLLPWLIVIALGIWFFKNFVHSSNQRRY; encoded by the coding sequence ATGTTTGAATTAATCTTTGTTCTTATTTTCGTCGCAACTCTACTTGTCACTGGTATCACGTTTATGACGGTATTGGCTGCAACCGGAATCGCGTTAGCAGTTATGTTGGTCTTGGGTATGATGGGGGTTGTGTTTAAGTTGCTGCCTTGGTTAATTGTGATTGCATTGGGTATCTGGTTTTTCAAAAACTTTGTACACAGTTCTAACCAAAGACGTTACTAA
- a CDS encoding chemotaxis protein CheX, whose protein sequence is MRAEFVNPFLASLMNVLKTMASLELKPQKPRVKKDEIARGDVSGLIGMVGTQSRGSMSITFDEGLALEIMENMLGERPNGLNEEVTDMVGEITNMVTGGAKRILAESGFDFDMATPIVVSGKGHTIRHKCEGAIIIMPFTSQWGNAFIEICFE, encoded by the coding sequence ATGCGCGCTGAATTTGTAAACCCGTTTTTAGCTTCTTTGATGAATGTACTAAAAACGATGGCTTCTCTTGAATTGAAGCCACAAAAACCAAGAGTTAAGAAAGATGAGATCGCTCGTGGTGATGTATCCGGCCTAATTGGTATGGTTGGCACACAATCTCGTGGCTCAATGTCGATCACTTTTGATGAAGGTCTTGCCCTAGAAATCATGGAAAACATGTTGGGTGAACGACCAAATGGCTTGAACGAAGAAGTGACCGATATGGTGGGTGAAATCACTAATATGGTGACTGGTGGTGCAAAACGTATTCTTGCAGAAAGCGGCTTTGATTTCGACATGGCAACGCCAATCGTCGTATCAGGCAAAGGCCACACCATTCGTCATAAGTGTGAAGGTGCTATTATCATCATGCCTTTCACATCTCAGTGGGGTAACGCCTTCATAGAGATCTGTTTCGAATAG